Proteins from a single region of Sandaracinaceae bacterium:
- the cyoE gene encoding protoheme IX farnesyltransferase has protein sequence MQTAALQPSFSATLRDLMELAKPRITLMVAITAAGGMRLAPGDVEPLRAAVMLLTTCMVVAGANALNCYLERDSDRLMQRTARRPLPDGRMQPRLALVFGLVLGLVSVPVLTLAINPLTGALGAIALVSYVAIYTPMKQYTPTALLVGAVPGALPPLMGWTAVTNGLEAPGVVLFSILFLWQVPHFIAISIFRQEEYERAGLKVLPSVRGLRTSKLQALLWTGVLFITSLLLVPLRVAGLGYAITALVMGVMFLAVAFMGLRESAGVKWAKQLFVTSLIYLTVLFTALMLDAA, from the coding sequence ATGCAGACCGCTGCCCTACAGCCCTCGTTCAGCGCCACGCTCCGCGACCTGATGGAGCTCGCCAAGCCGCGCATCACGCTCATGGTTGCCATCACGGCGGCTGGCGGCATGCGCCTGGCCCCCGGCGACGTGGAGCCGCTGCGCGCGGCGGTCATGCTACTCACCACCTGCATGGTGGTGGCCGGGGCCAACGCCCTCAACTGCTACCTCGAGCGCGACAGCGACCGCCTCATGCAGCGCACCGCGCGCCGGCCTCTGCCCGACGGGCGCATGCAGCCGCGCCTCGCCCTGGTGTTCGGTCTGGTGCTTGGGCTGGTGTCGGTGCCCGTGCTCACGCTGGCCATCAACCCGCTCACTGGGGCGCTCGGCGCCATCGCGCTGGTCAGCTACGTCGCCATCTACACGCCCATGAAGCAGTACACGCCGACTGCGCTGCTGGTGGGGGCGGTGCCGGGCGCGCTGCCCCCGCTCATGGGCTGGACGGCCGTCACCAACGGGCTCGAGGCGCCGGGCGTGGTGCTGTTCAGCATCCTGTTCCTGTGGCAGGTGCCCCACTTCATCGCCATCTCCATCTTCCGCCAGGAAGAGTACGAGCGGGCTGGTCTGAAGGTGCTTCCCAGCGTGAGGGGTCTGCGCACCTCCAAGCTGCAGGCGCTGCTGTGGACGGGCGTGCTCTTCATCACCAGCCTGCTGCTCGTGCCGCTGCGCGTCGCGGGGCTCGGCTATGCCATCACTGCGCTGGTCATGGGCGTCATGTTCCTCGCCGTCGCGTTCATGGGCCTGCGCGAGTCGGCGGGCGTCAAGTGGGCCAAGCAGCTCTTCGTCACGTCGCTCATCTACCTGACGGTGCTGTTCACCGCGCTCATGCTCGACGCCGCCTGA
- the ssb gene encoding single-stranded DNA-binding protein, giving the protein MAEGLNRVTLIGNLGQDPELRHTQGGGAVLTLRVATTESFANRNGERQERTDWHTVKLWGRRAEALANILSKGRQICVEGRIQYSQWEDKQGQKRTSTEINAQNIILLGGRRDGGGDVGGGGGRGYGGGGGGGGGGGYGGGGGGYGGGGGGGYDDDGGSYGGGGGGGGGGGFPSDDFGDDDIPF; this is encoded by the coding sequence ATGGCAGAAGGCCTCAATCGCGTCACTCTCATCGGCAACCTCGGACAGGACCCCGAGCTGCGGCACACCCAGGGCGGCGGCGCCGTCCTGACGCTGCGCGTGGCCACCACCGAGTCCTTCGCCAACCGCAACGGCGAGCGCCAGGAGCGCACCGACTGGCACACGGTCAAGCTGTGGGGCCGGCGGGCCGAGGCGCTGGCCAACATCCTCTCGAAGGGTCGGCAGATCTGCGTCGAGGGCCGCATCCAGTACTCCCAGTGGGAGGACAAGCAGGGTCAGAAGCGCACCTCCACGGAGATCAACGCCCAGAACATCATCCTCCTCGGTGGCCGGCGCGATGGCGGCGGTGACGTCGGTGGCGGCGGTGGGCGCGGCTACGGTGGCGGCGGTGGTGGTGGTGGTGGTGGCGGCTATGGTGGCGGCGGTGGTGGCTACGGCGGTGGCGGTGGCGGCGGCTACGACGACGACGGTGGCAGCTATGGTGGCGGTGGCGGTGGCGGCGGTGGCGGCGGGTTCCCGTCGGACGACTTCGGCGACGACGACATCCCGTTCTGA
- a CDS encoding AgmX/PglI C-terminal domain-containing protein, giving the protein MCLTGCAPVALRVANTDRIHLTTDNTGPEAYALLQHMEADRQAMVQVFFPCAASTETAPVDVLALVEERSVRRAVPPALDGAGGVLVSHSQRVVARPPTLAFAWQRTTAYTRALFRHELSHRLSARCTPQAPAWLEEGLAEVLSTAVVSGGTLRVGVPPYVFHGNGRRVRVGDIVPYHVPPSRLLDLDALLALTSETIWVPGNTDQTAAHYASAWALVALLVTGPPELRRAFSAYRTALHVGTSEREAFSTHLEPHGLAERYGAFVSHDARQTVSFTLERADEAEAPEERALSAREVDLFWVRHVAWHTETGRADALSSLDALVRREPAARHSAEVAALRAAILVEAGDLYGAAQALRWVDDPEAVAFERVALSVATEYTSPPLPGEAPRASLEPVARETLERITPRASTSFEHEVLARGWLSLDEVERALGEAHAAVALDGTCGPCWVTLGLAQIQNQDAVHGVRSLRRGAALLGQAHGAASWVQRAGLFAYGAARRRMCEALPPGDETHFDDSEQAAVTGEPEPDAGVDTPDALTADMIRTVVRSHIDEVVACYENDLEFFPRTEGQVVVSFLIRADGTVERTGITENDVSEAVGCCVRRRIAEWTFPPPGRGIVRVTYPFRLSYSE; this is encoded by the coding sequence ATGTGTCTCACGGGGTGTGCTCCTGTCGCGCTGCGTGTCGCCAACACGGACCGCATCCACCTGACGACCGACAACACCGGCCCCGAAGCCTACGCCTTGCTGCAGCACATGGAGGCCGATCGGCAGGCCATGGTGCAGGTGTTCTTCCCGTGTGCTGCGTCCACCGAGACGGCGCCCGTGGACGTCCTCGCGCTGGTGGAGGAGCGGTCGGTGCGGCGCGCCGTTCCCCCCGCCTTGGATGGTGCGGGCGGCGTGCTGGTGTCGCACTCGCAGCGCGTGGTCGCGCGACCGCCAACCCTGGCGTTTGCGTGGCAGCGGACCACCGCGTACACGCGCGCCCTCTTTCGCCACGAGCTGTCGCATCGACTGAGCGCGCGCTGTACCCCGCAGGCCCCCGCGTGGCTCGAAGAAGGCCTCGCGGAGGTGCTGTCGACGGCGGTGGTCTCCGGGGGGACCCTGCGCGTCGGAGTCCCTCCGTACGTGTTCCACGGCAACGGACGCCGCGTGCGCGTGGGCGACATCGTTCCGTACCACGTCCCGCCCTCACGCCTGCTGGACCTCGACGCGCTGCTCGCGCTCACCTCGGAGACCATCTGGGTCCCTGGCAACACGGACCAGACGGCCGCGCACTACGCGAGTGCGTGGGCGCTCGTCGCGCTGCTCGTCACGGGTCCCCCAGAGCTGCGGCGCGCCTTCTCCGCCTACCGCACCGCGCTCCATGTTGGCACGAGCGAGCGCGAAGCGTTTAGTACACACCTCGAACCACACGGGCTGGCGGAACGCTACGGAGCGTTCGTGAGTCACGATGCGCGCCAGACGGTCTCGTTCACCCTCGAACGAGCAGACGAGGCTGAAGCGCCCGAGGAGCGGGCCTTGTCCGCACGCGAGGTCGACCTCTTCTGGGTACGGCACGTGGCGTGGCACACCGAAACGGGACGCGCCGACGCGCTGAGTTCGCTCGACGCACTGGTTCGGCGGGAACCGGCGGCGCGACACAGCGCCGAAGTGGCGGCCCTGCGAGCGGCCATCCTCGTAGAAGCCGGTGACCTGTACGGGGCCGCCCAGGCGCTCCGGTGGGTGGACGACCCGGAAGCGGTCGCGTTCGAGCGCGTCGCGCTGAGCGTGGCCACGGAGTACACGAGCCCCCCGCTGCCGGGCGAGGCGCCGCGCGCCAGCCTCGAGCCAGTCGCGCGAGAGACGCTCGAGCGGATCACGCCTCGCGCGTCGACTTCGTTCGAGCACGAGGTGCTCGCGCGAGGCTGGTTGAGCTTGGATGAGGTCGAGCGCGCGCTGGGCGAAGCCCACGCGGCCGTCGCTTTGGACGGCACGTGCGGTCCGTGCTGGGTCACGCTCGGGCTTGCGCAAATCCAGAACCAAGACGCGGTCCATGGCGTGCGCTCGCTCCGGCGCGGCGCGGCGCTGCTGGGCCAGGCACACGGGGCCGCGTCGTGGGTGCAGCGCGCCGGACTCTTCGCGTACGGCGCAGCGCGCCGGCGGATGTGCGAGGCGCTGCCGCCGGGCGACGAAACCCACTTCGACGACTCCGAACAGGCGGCAGTCACCGGGGAGCCCGAACCAGACGCTGGCGTCGACACCCCAGACGCACTGACGGCCGACATGATCCGGACCGTCGTTCGGAGCCACATCGACGAGGTCGTCGCTTGCTACGAGAATGACTTGGAGTTCTTCCCACGCACCGAAGGACAGGTGGTGGTGAGTTTCCTGATCCGCGCCGACGGCACCGTGGAGCGCACGGGCATCACGGAGAACGACGTCAGCGAGGCGGTCGGCTGCTGCGTCCGACGCCGGATCGCGGAGTGGACGTTTCCGCCACCAGGGCGTGGCATCGTGCGGGTCACCTACCCCTTCAGGCTCTCCTACTCGGAATGA
- a CDS encoding lipoxygenase, with the protein MGPSLPQSDRDARERSDGLAFKRELYHYDYAYPPGIAVARSLPPGEEFTACFAAHIVAIQMKTFENGLASDGVREDSEANRRLSFLATAARALLSPADLGAVMGSQLSTNARMMRDDRPATVIGYNELYATIERPSIASQYQDDFAFAWQRVAGANPMVLRALSSLPEHYRFTATQFATAARHHYGTSYDGPSFDQALAGGRLFVADYCLLADVPNGSWLGVPQYLFAPIALFCWFPPLGRHPARLMPIAIQERQAGDSPVTDPSKPAEWILAKTAVQVADLAWHEARAHLGLTHLVMEAVTLATERQLSVRHPLFALLTPHCRFTLAINDFAKHHLIVPGGQVEQYISPTIDGFLGVVAKTLKGFSWKELALEADLEARGVRDTLRLPLYPYRDDALGIWDAIERFVGEYVALYYRDADAVRGDTELAAWARELAAEDGARLPSITPPETREELVDLLTFFIFTASAQHSALNYTQWPFMGYVPSMPAAAYRDLPPDARSRRVVDFDREYLEMLPTYSQAAGQINLLYLLSGIRYNHLGDYPVCHFHDLRVVPVLRRFKERLAKVETDSQGRDRSRPISYPYLFPSNVAQSIHI; encoded by the coding sequence ATGGGCCCAAGCCTTCCCCAGTCCGACCGCGACGCGCGAGAACGAAGTGATGGCCTCGCCTTCAAGCGCGAACTCTACCACTACGACTACGCGTACCCGCCTGGCATCGCGGTCGCGCGCTCGCTGCCACCTGGGGAGGAGTTCACGGCGTGCTTCGCGGCGCACATCGTCGCGATCCAGATGAAGACGTTCGAGAACGGGCTTGCGTCGGACGGCGTGCGCGAGGACTCCGAGGCGAACCGACGGCTGAGCTTCTTGGCCACCGCCGCGCGCGCCCTGCTGAGCCCCGCCGATCTCGGCGCGGTGATGGGGTCCCAGCTGAGCACGAACGCGCGCATGATGCGGGACGACCGACCGGCGACGGTCATCGGGTACAACGAGCTCTACGCGACCATCGAGCGTCCCTCCATCGCCAGTCAGTATCAAGACGACTTCGCGTTCGCTTGGCAGCGCGTCGCGGGCGCCAACCCGATGGTGCTGCGCGCGCTCTCGTCTCTGCCCGAGCACTATCGGTTCACCGCGACGCAGTTCGCGACCGCCGCGCGGCACCACTACGGGACCTCGTACGATGGGCCCTCGTTCGACCAAGCGCTCGCGGGGGGGAGGCTCTTCGTCGCCGACTACTGCCTCCTGGCCGATGTCCCGAACGGGTCGTGGTTGGGCGTGCCGCAGTACCTCTTCGCGCCCATCGCGCTGTTCTGCTGGTTCCCACCGCTCGGGCGCCACCCGGCGCGCCTGATGCCCATCGCCATCCAAGAGCGCCAGGCGGGAGACTCGCCTGTCACGGATCCGTCGAAGCCCGCCGAGTGGATCCTCGCCAAGACGGCGGTGCAGGTGGCTGATCTCGCGTGGCACGAGGCACGCGCCCACCTAGGGCTGACGCATCTGGTCATGGAGGCCGTCACGCTCGCGACCGAGAGGCAGCTGTCGGTACGGCACCCGCTGTTCGCGCTGCTCACGCCGCACTGCCGCTTCACACTGGCCATCAACGACTTCGCGAAGCACCACCTGATCGTCCCGGGCGGGCAGGTGGAGCAGTACATCTCACCCACCATCGACGGCTTCCTCGGCGTGGTCGCGAAGACCTTGAAGGGGTTCAGCTGGAAGGAGCTGGCGCTCGAGGCCGACCTCGAGGCGCGCGGCGTACGTGACACGCTGCGACTGCCTCTCTACCCCTACCGCGACGATGCCCTCGGCATCTGGGACGCCATCGAGCGCTTCGTGGGCGAGTACGTGGCGCTCTACTACCGCGACGCCGACGCCGTGCGGGGCGACACCGAGTTGGCCGCGTGGGCGCGCGAGCTCGCGGCCGAAGACGGCGCGCGGCTGCCGTCCATCACGCCGCCCGAGACGCGCGAGGAGCTGGTCGACCTGCTCACCTTCTTCATCTTCACCGCCAGCGCCCAACACTCGGCGCTCAACTACACGCAGTGGCCGTTCATGGGCTACGTCCCCTCGATGCCGGCGGCGGCGTATCGAGACCTCCCTCCCGACGCACGGTCGCGGCGCGTCGTCGACTTCGACCGAGAGTACCTCGAGATGTTGCCGACGTACTCGCAGGCTGCAGGGCAGATCAACCTGCTCTACCTGCTGTCGGGCATTCGCTACAACCACCTCGGTGACTACCCCGTCTGCCACTTCCACGACCTGCGTGTGGTGCCCGTGCTGCGCCGCTTCAAGGAGCGGCTCGCGAAGGTCGAGACCGACAGCCAGGGACGCGACCGCAGCCGCCCCATCTCCTACCCGTACCTCTTCCCTTCCAACGTCGCCCAGAGCA
- a CDS encoding FAD-binding oxidoreductase: MLFPTPTDPRRGATFRRGEPGYDAARRALAWNQRLPARFPAVIVQANDVHDVVRAVRLAHDEALRVTVRSGGHSWAANHVRDGGLVIDVSRLRDLRVDVGGRMAVAGPGCAGHALDAALRPHRLFFPAGHCRGVCIGGYLLQGGFGWHGRTLGLACESVTGLDVVTADGSLVHASEGENADLYWAARGAGPGFFGVVVRFHLRLHARPRVIGAAYRSYPADALPEVFRFLYDVGPHVSPKVELQAMMSRRVRGVRGAGIEIMAPVFADSLRDARAALAFLDDAPRCREGLRSPFVPMPLAWMYGEVMRHYPSGHRYAVDNMWMSAEVDAVLPHLQAVVETLPPAPSHALWLNWAPRKRTTDMAFSLEDAHYLALYGVWKNAWDDARYASWAEDHMRAMAPLATGIQLADENLGHRPAPFVAQAHLDRLDTIRAARDPQQLFHPWMGRP; encoded by the coding sequence ATGCTCTTCCCAACGCCTACCGACCCACGCCGCGGGGCGACCTTTCGTCGCGGGGAACCCGGCTACGACGCGGCGCGCCGCGCGCTCGCGTGGAACCAGCGCCTCCCGGCGCGCTTCCCGGCGGTGATCGTACAAGCGAACGACGTGCACGACGTGGTGCGTGCCGTCCGTCTGGCGCACGACGAAGCGCTGCGGGTCACCGTGCGCTCGGGAGGCCACAGCTGGGCCGCGAACCATGTGCGCGATGGCGGGCTCGTGATCGACGTCTCGCGTCTCCGTGACCTACGCGTCGATGTGGGAGGTCGGATGGCGGTGGCGGGTCCAGGCTGCGCGGGCCACGCGCTGGACGCGGCGCTGCGACCGCACCGGCTCTTCTTCCCCGCGGGTCACTGCCGCGGCGTGTGCATCGGCGGATACCTGCTGCAAGGCGGGTTCGGCTGGCACGGGCGAACGCTCGGCCTGGCCTGTGAGAGCGTCACCGGACTGGACGTGGTCACCGCGGACGGCTCACTGGTGCACGCCAGCGAGGGCGAGAACGCCGACCTGTACTGGGCCGCGCGGGGTGCCGGCCCCGGCTTCTTCGGCGTGGTGGTGCGCTTCCACCTACGGCTGCACGCACGCCCGCGGGTCATCGGCGCGGCCTACCGCAGCTACCCCGCGGACGCGCTGCCCGAGGTCTTCCGCTTCCTGTACGACGTCGGGCCCCACGTGTCCCCGAAGGTGGAGCTCCAGGCCATGATGTCGCGCCGCGTGCGCGGCGTACGCGGAGCGGGAATCGAGATCATGGCGCCGGTGTTCGCAGACTCGCTCCGCGACGCACGCGCCGCGCTCGCGTTCCTCGACGATGCACCGCGCTGCCGGGAGGGCCTGCGCTCACCCTTCGTGCCGATGCCGCTGGCGTGGATGTACGGCGAGGTGATGCGCCATTATCCGTCGGGACACCGCTACGCCGTCGACAACATGTGGATGTCCGCCGAGGTCGACGCCGTGCTCCCCCACCTGCAGGCGGTGGTCGAGACGCTGCCGCCCGCGCCGTCGCACGCGCTCTGGCTGAACTGGGCCCCCCGGAAGCGCACGACGGACATGGCGTTCTCCCTCGAGGACGCACACTACCTCGCGCTGTACGGGGTCTGGAAGAACGCATGGGACGACGCGCGCTACGCGTCCTGGGCCGAGGACCACATGCGCGCCATGGCACCGCTCGCCACGGGGATCCAGCTCGCAGACGAGAACCTCGGACACCGCCCTGCGCCGTTCGTGGCGCAGGCTCATCTCGACCGCCTCGACACCATCCGGGCGGCGCGTGACCCCCAGCAGCTCTTTCACCCGTGGATGGGACGCCCATGA
- a CDS encoding SRPBCC family protein, with translation MKPLHDCTVVGLDYLSSAPTSITVKVTARATPAQVFAALEDAAAWPKWAPAIKKVTWTSPKPFGLGTTRTVDLVGNMVAEEEFIGWEPNRRMAFYFVRTSMPADAFAEDYNLRDLGDGRTEIAWTMAMTPANGRRNPGFVDILMRKSNAWMLGRFAKHVERRG, from the coding sequence ATGAAGCCTCTGCACGACTGCACGGTGGTCGGCCTCGACTACCTCTCCTCCGCACCCACGTCCATCACGGTCAAGGTCACTGCGCGCGCCACGCCCGCGCAGGTGTTCGCCGCGCTGGAAGACGCCGCGGCCTGGCCCAAGTGGGCCCCCGCCATCAAGAAGGTCACGTGGACCTCGCCGAAGCCCTTTGGGCTCGGGACCACGCGCACCGTCGACCTGGTGGGCAACATGGTGGCCGAGGAAGAATTCATCGGCTGGGAGCCCAACCGGCGCATGGCGTTCTACTTCGTGCGCACCAGCATGCCCGCGGACGCGTTCGCCGAAGACTACAACCTACGGGACCTCGGCGATGGGCGGACCGAGATCGCCTGGACCATGGCGATGACCCCGGCCAACGGGCGCCGCAATCCCGGCTTCGTCGACATCCTGATGCGCAAAAGCAACGCGTGGATGCTCGGACGCTTCGCCAAGCACGTCGAGCGCCGCGGCTGA
- a CDS encoding DUF1566 domain-containing protein gives MRRAFVIAWLCLAPGCDGPLDPDQGTMDGGVRHDASMGADVGTDASMDADVGGDASVDANAPDASEDAGALDASGDGGSYDGGPDDASSDAGPSDLGVGDGALADMGADVCAAPSRCAGTDATSGVSYAYGCEALTFPAYRCEGLDVEWPVNDASRFDVARYQVDVGADTIDGSEDDVVFDTLTGLEWQRAPSPTNQSWSDGATSCADLAIAGDGWRLPEQVELESLVDVRTPPPAIDTSAFPGTPAARFWSASPFVGAAGEIWFTNFTNGFTDTATAATTMRVRCVRRATAPSRPASLASRFVTTDTTATDGITGLEWARATASPRSWAAAVDHCTSLGGRRLPTRAELLSLVTRTATGPAIDQDAFPTTALDWFWTASSSVDDTRAHIVNFGSGLTSQSLKTELVRVRCVH, from the coding sequence ATGAGACGTGCGTTCGTGATCGCTTGGCTGTGCCTGGCTCCCGGCTGCGATGGACCGCTCGACCCCGACCAGGGAACGATGGATGGAGGCGTCCGTCACGACGCATCCATGGGCGCCGACGTCGGTACCGACGCGTCCATGGACGCCGACGTCGGCGGCGACGCGTCCGTGGACGCCAACGCGCCCGATGCGTCGGAGGACGCCGGTGCGCTCGACGCTTCGGGGGACGGCGGTTCGTACGACGGTGGACCGGACGACGCATCGAGCGACGCGGGGCCGAGCGACCTCGGGGTAGGGGACGGCGCGCTCGCGGACATGGGCGCCGACGTGTGCGCCGCCCCGAGCCGATGCGCCGGCACGGACGCGACCTCGGGCGTGTCCTACGCCTACGGCTGCGAGGCGCTCACGTTCCCGGCCTACCGCTGCGAGGGCCTGGACGTCGAGTGGCCCGTCAACGACGCCTCGCGCTTCGACGTGGCGCGCTACCAGGTGGACGTCGGAGCGGACACGATCGACGGGAGCGAAGACGACGTGGTGTTCGACACGCTGACGGGGCTCGAGTGGCAGCGCGCGCCGTCGCCCACGAACCAGTCCTGGTCCGACGGGGCCACGTCGTGCGCGGATCTCGCCATCGCCGGGGACGGGTGGCGCCTCCCCGAGCAGGTCGAGCTGGAGTCCCTGGTGGACGTCCGCACGCCACCCCCGGCGATCGACACGAGCGCGTTTCCCGGCACCCCAGCCGCCCGCTTCTGGTCCGCGTCGCCGTTCGTCGGGGCGGCGGGTGAGATCTGGTTTACGAACTTCACGAACGGCTTCACCGACACCGCGACGGCCGCGACGACGATGCGGGTGCGCTGCGTTCGACGCGCCACCGCACCGTCCCGGCCTGCCTCGCTCGCGTCACGCTTCGTGACCACCGACACGACGGCCACCGACGGCATCACCGGGCTCGAGTGGGCCCGCGCGACTGCCTCGCCTCGCAGCTGGGCGGCGGCGGTGGACCACTGCACGTCGCTCGGCGGGCGGCGCCTGCCGACGCGCGCCGAGCTGCTGTCGCTCGTCACGCGCACCGCCACCGGGCCGGCCATCGACCAAGACGCGTTCCCCACGACGGCGCTCGACTGGTTCTGGACCGCGTCCAGCAGCGTGGACGACACGCGCGCGCACATCGTCAACTTCGGCTCCGGGCTCACGAGCCAGTCGCTGAAGACGGAGCTCGTACGGGTCCGATGCGTCCATTGA
- a CDS encoding SCO family protein, which translates to MCSAPRHSATLAAGSARATRPFASRSAARGFFALASFAAAVGLSAGLSGCEPERPPPPTLHAVPDFQAQDQAGRAFSLAQLDGQVWVANFVFTDCPSVCPMLTAQMSNFQRRMAPQAPGLRYVSISVDPAQDTPPVLAAYAARHDADLRTWRFLTLGDHQATVDLLMRGFRVRMGEREEQSAGGYDIMHASHFVLVDGERHVRGYYSTDAEGLANLEADALALLR; encoded by the coding sequence ATGTGCAGCGCTCCCAGGCACTCGGCGACCCTCGCGGCGGGATCGGCTCGGGCGACACGTCCGTTCGCGTCGCGCTCCGCAGCTCGCGGCTTCTTCGCGCTCGCGAGCTTCGCGGCCGCCGTGGGGCTCTCGGCTGGTCTCTCGGGCTGCGAGCCCGAGCGGCCGCCGCCGCCCACGCTGCACGCGGTGCCCGACTTCCAGGCACAGGACCAGGCGGGCCGGGCCTTCTCTCTGGCGCAGCTGGATGGGCAGGTGTGGGTCGCCAACTTCGTCTTCACCGACTGCCCCAGCGTGTGCCCCATGCTCACGGCGCAGATGAGCAACTTCCAGCGCCGCATGGCCCCACAGGCTCCCGGGCTGCGCTACGTCTCCATCAGCGTGGACCCGGCTCAGGACACGCCGCCCGTGCTGGCCGCCTACGCCGCGCGCCACGACGCCGACCTCCGTACGTGGCGCTTCCTCACGCTGGGCGACCACCAGGCCACGGTGGACCTGCTCATGCGCGGCTTCCGCGTGCGCATGGGCGAGCGCGAGGAGCAGAGCGCTGGCGGCTACGACATCATGCACGCCAGTCACTTCGTGCTCGTGGATGGCGAGCGTCACGTGCGCGGCTACTACAGCACCGACGCCGAGGGCCTGGCCAACCTCGAAGCGGACGCGCTGGCCCTGCTGCGCTGA
- a CDS encoding DUF4259 domain-containing protein, with protein sequence MGTWGAGNFDNDTSADHLSTLTGRLVREVEEAMADPEELEADEFWGCAVPANLELLTLLAKQHYVGVVLPDVPTVDRWKATYMTAWEDSIDGLEPTDEFRRARRKVLLATFAKLRRAAQRESG encoded by the coding sequence ATGGGTACCTGGGGCGCTGGCAACTTCGACAACGACACGAGCGCCGACCATCTATCGACGCTCACGGGCCGTCTCGTGCGCGAGGTCGAGGAGGCCATGGCCGACCCCGAAGAGCTCGAGGCCGACGAGTTCTGGGGCTGCGCCGTACCCGCGAACCTGGAGCTGCTCACCTTGCTCGCGAAGCAGCACTACGTCGGCGTGGTGCTCCCGGATGTGCCGACCGTCGACCGCTGGAAAGCCACGTACATGACGGCGTGGGAGGACAGCATCGACGGCCTCGAGCCGACCGACGAGTTCCGCCGCGCGCGCCGCAAGGTCCTGCTGGCGACGTTCGCCAAGCTTCGCCGGGCGGCGCAGCGCGAGAGCGGTTGA
- a CDS encoding NAD-dependent epimerase/dehydratase family protein produces MSDAQAPTGGQTDGDLGVCLVTGGAGFLAGHIARALLEQGHTVRSLDLRQPTIRHARFSHQRGDLRVPADVRRACDGVDTVFHTAAVVDFVGVARRARRARSFDLNVVGTQHVIDACLDAGVARLVYTSSNNVVLGTPVTHADSRTPYPTRYADLYSTTKAQAERLVLAANGRAHRQSRSSTTAERVGAGVLSTCALRPGGIYGVGDPFYLPQVIEKCARGLLLADIGDGRAMADNTFVGNLVHGELLAARHLSPESPVAGRAYYITDGEPTNPLEFFRPIIEGLGYRVPTRRLPYRPMYALGYAWELLHRLHLAPEPQVTRLHCMKAAVSHSGSLDEARRDFGYEPVHAWRDELAACVPYCREVLEEMRAGRWPR; encoded by the coding sequence ATGAGCGACGCGCAGGCGCCCACAGGCGGGCAGACGGACGGTGACCTCGGCGTGTGCCTGGTCACGGGTGGGGCGGGCTTCCTCGCCGGGCACATCGCGCGGGCGCTGCTCGAGCAGGGGCACACCGTGCGTAGCCTCGACCTGCGCCAGCCCACCATCCGGCACGCGCGCTTCTCGCACCAGCGCGGCGACCTGCGCGTGCCCGCCGACGTGCGGCGCGCGTGCGACGGCGTGGACACGGTCTTCCACACGGCGGCCGTCGTGGACTTCGTGGGCGTGGCGCGGAGGGCGCGACGCGCGCGCAGCTTCGACCTGAACGTGGTGGGCACGCAGCACGTCATCGACGCGTGCCTGGACGCGGGCGTCGCGCGCCTGGTGTACACGAGCAGCAACAACGTGGTGCTGGGCACGCCCGTTACGCACGCCGACAGCCGCACGCCCTACCCCACGCGCTACGCGGACCTCTACTCCACCACCAAGGCGCAGGCCGAGCGGCTGGTGCTCGCCGCGAACGGGCGCGCGCACCGCCAGTCGCGGAGCTCCACCACGGCCGAGCGCGTGGGCGCGGGCGTGCTCTCGACGTGCGCGCTCCGCCCCGGCGGGATCTACGGGGTCGGCGACCCCTTCTACCTCCCGCAGGTCATCGAGAAGTGCGCGCGCGGCCTCCTCCTGGCCGACATCGGTGACGGCCGCGCCATGGCGGACAACACCTTCGTGGGCAACCTCGTGCACGGCGAGCTCCTCGCCGCGCGGCACCTGAGCCCCGAGTCACCCGTGGCGGGGCGCGCCTACTACATCACCGACGGAGAGCCCACCAACCCCCTCGAGTTCTTCCGGCCCATCATCGAGGGCCTCGGCTACCGCGTACCGACGCGCCGCCTGCCCTATCGCCCCATGTACGCGCTGGGCTACGCCTGGGAGCTGCTGCACCGCCTGCACCTCGCCCCGGAGCCCCAGGTCACGCGCTTGCACTGCATGAAGGCCGCCGTGTCGCACAGCGGCAGCCTGGACGAGGCGCGGCGCGACTTCGGCTACGAGCCCGTGCACGCCTGGCGCGACGAGCTCGCCGCGTGCGTCCCCTACTGTCGTGAGGTGCTGGAGGAGATGCGCGCCGGTCGCTGGCCCCGCTAG